In a genomic window of Curtobacterium sp. MCBD17_035:
- a CDS encoding LuxR C-terminal-related transcriptional regulator produces MEEMLTSVGTEQAADVARARGGGGRTPRPGYPRPRRFQLRRPRWLEALDDAARAQIVCVRGPAGTGKTTVVADWVDREVTDGGRRVAWHGARETDTRCGLWWSVVAQLRREADGPQPEHPDRDDAPDEEVVAALLTRLDGDEVIVLDEFDRLRDAGIAAAVEDDVAWLLERTRCTVVVVSRRSTAFEGSAVAARFDVEVLDTSGLLFTQQETAAVLTLRGVAFDSPAIAMVHERLSGWPTAVQRLTNQLALEPHRVWHRDELEPVVRRIAVEIVDELTSGLRGTASWPAIVTGAVLPFMNKDMLVRDEGDAAQVAQLLDVAERAGLGAWTRVRGRSRFTLTPVVKRVLTEQLALQEDRSMPDIAAAGARLLEGEGEIREAVGLAAAAQDWPYLAALTRQHYAVLCRDHHAELVAILAVVPRDHMETDPWLLHLQAAMHFADDGGRTAVPAAAFARADAAARERLKSDVGAESVRDSVLRVASLRRAGSFGRALAVARSLPDLLTAMRTTPAAGVRLSADGHMQVGITHLHDGSHEEALQHFAPLARSNEDPHLRIQAMGYSAYLHVLRGDVRRGRELVTLAMRDGSWFPWRHSVWAVPVHVAAALAALETWDLPTVDRHMRVLDTLPYDLEDWPLVVHLRAFRLLLQGDGLGGFGVIRDAEGHYGRDALSNHHQGLMHVLKSDLLLLARQAKAALAGLRPFLDGRESVAGAQARALLLAGNAPHARLFADRLMWRSNPSPRTRTELHVVRAVASCRLGDLDAARTSLDEAATVSSARGLSTPWWLVPRDELEGLFDQVAPHLRPVLADAPSVYSSDLTVPRLTRREGVVLTRLRAQGSIEDIATDLGVSPNTVKTQVRSIYRKLGVGSRAEAVRVAYEWHLMGAPEGQRADV; encoded by the coding sequence ATGGAAGAGATGCTGACCTCGGTCGGGACGGAACAGGCGGCGGACGTCGCTCGGGCGCGAGGCGGAGGTGGTCGGACACCGCGGCCGGGCTACCCGCGACCGCGCCGGTTCCAGCTGCGTCGGCCGCGGTGGCTCGAGGCGCTCGACGACGCCGCTCGCGCGCAGATCGTGTGCGTCCGTGGTCCGGCCGGGACCGGGAAGACCACCGTGGTGGCCGACTGGGTCGACCGCGAGGTCACCGACGGCGGACGACGCGTCGCGTGGCACGGTGCCCGCGAGACCGACACACGGTGCGGGTTGTGGTGGAGCGTGGTCGCCCAGCTCCGACGGGAAGCGGACGGACCGCAGCCCGAGCACCCCGACCGCGATGACGCGCCGGACGAGGAGGTCGTGGCGGCGTTGCTCACCCGACTCGACGGCGACGAGGTCATCGTGCTCGACGAGTTCGACCGGCTCCGCGACGCCGGGATCGCGGCAGCGGTGGAGGACGACGTCGCCTGGCTGCTCGAACGCACCCGCTGCACGGTCGTGGTCGTGTCGCGGCGCAGCACGGCGTTCGAGGGGAGTGCGGTCGCGGCCCGGTTCGACGTCGAGGTCCTCGACACGTCCGGCCTGCTCTTCACCCAGCAGGAGACCGCGGCGGTCCTGACGCTCCGCGGTGTCGCGTTCGACAGCCCCGCCATCGCGATGGTGCACGAGCGGCTGTCCGGCTGGCCGACCGCGGTGCAACGGCTGACGAACCAGCTCGCGCTCGAACCGCACCGGGTGTGGCACCGCGACGAGCTCGAGCCCGTCGTCCGCCGCATCGCCGTCGAGATCGTCGACGAGTTGACGTCGGGGCTGCGGGGGACGGCGTCGTGGCCGGCGATCGTCACCGGCGCGGTCCTCCCGTTCATGAACAAGGACATGCTCGTCCGCGACGAGGGCGACGCGGCGCAGGTCGCGCAGCTCCTCGACGTGGCGGAACGAGCCGGGCTCGGCGCGTGGACCCGCGTGCGCGGCCGCTCCCGCTTCACGCTCACCCCCGTCGTCAAGCGCGTCCTCACGGAGCAGCTGGCCCTGCAGGAGGACCGTTCCATGCCCGACATCGCGGCCGCCGGAGCGCGTCTGCTCGAGGGGGAGGGCGAGATCCGGGAGGCCGTTGGCCTCGCCGCCGCCGCGCAGGACTGGCCGTACCTGGCCGCGCTGACGCGACAGCACTACGCGGTGCTGTGCCGCGACCACCACGCCGAACTCGTGGCGATCCTCGCCGTCGTGCCGCGTGACCACATGGAGACGGACCCCTGGCTCCTCCACCTGCAGGCGGCCATGCACTTCGCCGACGACGGCGGGCGGACGGCGGTGCCGGCCGCGGCCTTCGCCCGGGCCGACGCCGCGGCGCGCGAGCGGTTGAAGTCCGACGTCGGAGCGGAGAGCGTCCGCGACTCGGTCCTCCGCGTCGCGTCCCTCCGCCGCGCCGGGAGCTTCGGACGGGCCCTCGCGGTCGCCCGGTCCCTGCCGGACCTGCTCACGGCGATGCGCACCACGCCGGCCGCGGGCGTGCGCCTGAGCGCGGACGGCCACATGCAGGTCGGCATCACGCACCTGCACGACGGCAGCCACGAGGAGGCCCTGCAGCACTTCGCGCCGCTCGCCCGCTCGAACGAGGACCCGCACCTGCGCATCCAGGCGATGGGCTACTCCGCCTACCTGCACGTCCTGCGCGGGGACGTCCGGCGTGGTCGGGAACTCGTGACCCTCGCGATGCGCGACGGCAGCTGGTTCCCATGGCGGCACAGCGTGTGGGCGGTCCCCGTCCACGTCGCCGCCGCCCTCGCCGCACTCGAGACCTGGGACCTCCCGACGGTCGACCGGCACATGCGGGTGCTCGACACCCTGCCGTACGACCTCGAGGACTGGCCGCTCGTCGTGCACCTCCGCGCCTTCCGACTGTTGCTCCAGGGCGACGGCCTCGGAGGGTTCGGGGTGATCCGCGACGCCGAGGGCCACTACGGCCGTGACGCCCTGAGCAACCACCACCAGGGCCTCATGCACGTCCTCAAGTCCGACCTGCTGCTGCTCGCGCGGCAGGCGAAGGCCGCGCTCGCCGGCCTCCGCCCGTTCCTCGACGGGCGCGAGAGCGTCGCCGGCGCCCAGGCGCGCGCGCTGCTCCTCGCGGGCAACGCGCCACATGCCCGTCTCTTCGCCGACCGGCTCATGTGGCGGAGCAACCCGAGCCCCCGGACCCGGACCGAGCTCCACGTCGTCCGCGCGGTCGCGTCCTGCCGGCTCGGCGACCTCGACGCCGCGCGGACGTCGCTCGACGAGGCGGCGACGGTGAGCAGCGCGCGGGGCCTGTCCACCCCGTGGTGGCTCGTCCCACGCGACGAACTCGAGGGGTTGTTCGACCAGGTGGCCCCGCACCTCCGGCCGGTGCTCGCGGACGCCCCGTCGGTGTACTCGAGCGACCTCACGGTGCCGCGGCTGACCCGCCGCGAGGGGGTCGTGCTCACGCGGCTCCGGGCACAGGGCTCGATCGAGGACATCGCCACCGACCTGGGGGTGTCGCCGAACACCGTGAAGACGCAGGTGCGGAGCATCTACCGCAAGCTCGGCGTCGGCTCCCGTGCGGAGGCCGTGCGGGTCGCGTACGAGTGGCACCTCATGGGAGCGCCGGAGGGGCAACGGGCCGACGTCTAG
- the guaB gene encoding IMP dehydrogenase — protein MDQPDPFGFIGLTYDDVMLLPGHTDVIPSEASTRSRLTKRIEVAVPLLSAAMDTVTEERMAIAMARQGGIGILHRNLSIADQAAAVDKVKRSESGMITNPVTTRPDATVAEVDALCGQFRVSGLPVVESDGTLVGIITNRDMRFVAPFEQSTTLVRDVMTKAPLITAPEGIDPEAAVAIFAQHKIEKLPLVDASGRLRGLITVKDFDKSEKYPDATKDAEGRLRVGAAIGFFGDAWQRATALLEAGVDVLVVDTANGESEGVLDMVRRLKADPAFAGVDVIGGNVATRAGAQALIDAGVDAVKVGVGPGSICTTRVVAGVGVPQVTAVYEASLAAREAGVPVIADGGLQYSGDIAKALVAGADTVMLGSLLAGCDESPGDLVFVGGKQFKTYRGMGSLGALQTRGKKTSYSKDRYFQADVPSDDKLIPEGIEGQVPYRGALGNVVYQLVGGLRQSMFYVGGRTVPELKARGKFVRITAAGLKESHPHDVQMVVEAPNYRG, from the coding sequence ATGGACCAGCCGGATCCGTTCGGATTCATCGGACTCACCTACGACGACGTCATGCTGCTCCCCGGGCACACCGACGTCATCCCGAGCGAGGCGTCGACCCGCTCGCGCCTCACCAAGCGGATCGAGGTGGCGGTGCCGCTCCTGTCGGCGGCCATGGACACCGTGACCGAGGAGCGCATGGCGATCGCGATGGCCCGCCAGGGCGGGATCGGCATCCTGCACCGCAACCTGTCGATCGCCGACCAGGCGGCCGCCGTCGACAAGGTCAAGCGGAGCGAGTCGGGCATGATCACGAACCCGGTGACCACGCGGCCCGACGCCACCGTCGCCGAGGTCGACGCACTCTGCGGGCAGTTCCGCGTCTCGGGACTCCCGGTCGTGGAGTCCGACGGCACGCTCGTCGGCATCATCACCAACCGCGACATGCGCTTCGTCGCGCCGTTCGAGCAGAGCACGACACTCGTCCGCGACGTCATGACGAAGGCGCCCCTCATCACCGCGCCCGAGGGCATCGACCCCGAGGCGGCGGTCGCGATCTTCGCCCAGCACAAGATCGAGAAGCTCCCGCTCGTCGACGCGTCCGGCCGGCTCCGCGGGCTCATCACGGTCAAGGACTTCGACAAGAGCGAGAAGTACCCGGACGCCACGAAGGACGCCGAGGGCCGCCTGCGCGTCGGTGCCGCGATCGGCTTCTTCGGCGATGCCTGGCAACGGGCGACGGCCCTGCTCGAGGCGGGCGTCGACGTGCTCGTCGTCGACACCGCGAACGGCGAGAGCGAGGGCGTCCTCGACATGGTGCGCCGGCTCAAGGCGGACCCGGCGTTCGCGGGGGTCGACGTGATCGGCGGCAACGTCGCGACCCGCGCGGGCGCGCAGGCGCTCATCGACGCCGGTGTCGACGCGGTCAAGGTCGGCGTCGGTCCGGGCTCCATCTGCACGACGCGCGTCGTCGCGGGCGTGGGGGTGCCCCAGGTCACGGCCGTGTACGAGGCCTCACTGGCCGCGCGCGAGGCCGGAGTGCCGGTGATCGCGGACGGCGGCCTGCAGTACTCGGGCGACATCGCCAAGGCGCTCGTCGCGGGTGCCGACACGGTCATGCTCGGTTCGCTGCTCGCCGGCTGCGACGAGTCCCCCGGGGACCTCGTGTTCGTGGGCGGCAAGCAGTTCAAGACGTACCGCGGCATGGGGTCGCTCGGCGCGCTGCAGACCCGCGGCAAGAAGACCTCGTACTCGAAGGACCGCTACTTCCAGGCGGACGTCCCCTCGGACGACAAGCTCATCCCCGAGGGGATCGAGGGCCAGGTGCCCTACCGCGGCGCCCTCGGCAACGTTGTCTACCAGCTCGTGGGCGGCCTCCGGCAGTCCATGTTCTACGTCGGCGGTCGCACGGTGCCCGAGCTCAAGGCCCGCGGCAAGTTCGTCCGGATCACCGCGGCGGGGCTCAAGGAGTCGCACCCGCACGACGTCCAGATGGTCGTCGAGGCGCCGAACTACCGCGGCTGA
- a CDS encoding low molecular weight protein-tyrosine-phosphatase has product MPSAADVPTSSPFRISFVCSGNICRSPMAEVVFRRIVEEAGVADRFAVSSAGTGDWHVGEPADERTIAALAARGYDGSRHRARQFDPDRFPEFDLVVALDRSHERILRSWAPTMDDAAKVTLMLRYDEAWPQHADVPDPYYADRHEFDRVLATIERASRALFHQIEPAVRQGAP; this is encoded by the coding sequence ATGCCCTCGGCCGCCGACGTCCCGACCTCGTCGCCGTTCCGCATCTCCTTCGTCTGCAGCGGCAACATCTGCCGGTCCCCGATGGCCGAGGTCGTCTTCCGCCGCATCGTCGAGGAGGCCGGGGTCGCCGACCGCTTCGCCGTCTCGTCCGCCGGCACGGGCGACTGGCACGTGGGCGAACCGGCCGACGAGCGGACGATCGCCGCCCTCGCGGCACGCGGATACGATGGGTCCAGGCATCGCGCCCGTCAGTTCGACCCGGACCGGTTCCCGGAGTTCGACCTGGTGGTCGCACTCGACCGCTCCCACGAGCGCATCCTGCGATCGTGGGCCCCCACGATGGACGACGCCGCGAAGGTGACGCTCATGCTGCGGTACGACGAGGCCTGGCCGCAGCACGCCGACGTGCCCGACCCGTACTACGCGGATCGGCACGAGTTCGACCGGGTCCTCGCGACCATCGAACGCGCGTCGCGGGCCCTCTTCCACCAGATCGAACCGGCAGTCCGTCAGGGAGCCCCATGA
- a CDS encoding branched-chain amino acid ABC transporter permease, which yields MDYLVSLLTSLSAEAIAPTTAAFAIAAIGLNIHFGLTGLVNMGQAAFLLLGAYGYAIAVIHGVPVGLAIVIALLTAIVFAVVLGIPTLRLRGDYLAIVTISGAEIIRMVGRSSLLTTVTGGSNGLTGSSYRDSFNALSFLPEGSTRILWFDFTNNGVNGWWIRIVGWGLVALLSLMLFALTRSPWGRVLKAIREDEDAVRSLGKNVYSYKMQALVLGGVIGALAGIVYVLPSSVQPDAMGRSMTFFIWTALILGGAATVFGPVLGSVLFFVVRLAIRTLASDVIPNSIMNTQQAEQFSYVLVGVALMLLIVFRPQGLLGNKKELTFSV from the coding sequence ATGGACTACCTCGTCAGCCTGCTCACGTCGCTCTCGGCCGAGGCGATCGCGCCCACCACGGCGGCGTTCGCCATCGCCGCGATCGGCCTCAACATCCACTTCGGGCTCACCGGACTGGTCAACATGGGACAGGCCGCGTTCCTGTTGCTCGGCGCGTACGGGTACGCGATCGCGGTCATCCACGGCGTGCCCGTGGGACTGGCGATCGTCATCGCACTGCTCACGGCGATCGTGTTCGCGGTCGTCCTCGGCATCCCGACGCTCCGGTTGCGGGGGGACTACCTCGCGATCGTCACGATCTCGGGCGCCGAGATCATCCGGATGGTGGGGCGTTCCAGCCTCCTGACGACGGTCACGGGCGGGTCGAACGGCCTCACCGGGTCGAGCTACCGCGACTCGTTCAACGCGCTGTCGTTCCTGCCCGAGGGCAGCACGCGGATCCTCTGGTTCGACTTCACGAACAACGGCGTCAACGGCTGGTGGATCCGCATCGTCGGTTGGGGCCTCGTCGCCCTGTTGTCCCTGATGTTGTTCGCGCTCACGCGGAGTCCGTGGGGGCGCGTCCTCAAGGCGATCCGCGAGGACGAGGACGCCGTCCGCTCCCTCGGCAAGAACGTGTACTCGTACAAGATGCAGGCGCTCGTGCTCGGCGGGGTGATCGGTGCGCTCGCCGGCATCGTGTACGTCCTGCCGTCGTCCGTGCAGCCGGACGCGATGGGCCGCTCGATGACCTTCTTCATCTGGACCGCACTCATCCTCGGCGGGGCGGCGACGGTCTTCGGCCCCGTGCTCGGCTCGGTCCTGTTCTTCGTCGTCCGGCTCGCCATCCGCACGCTCGCGAGCGACGTCATCCCGAACTCGATCATGAACACGCAGCAGGCCGAGCAGTTCTCGTACGTCCTCGTCGGGGTCGCGCTCATGCTGCTCATCGTGTTCCGCCCGCAGGGACTCCTCGGGAACAAGAAGGAGCTGACGTTCAGTGTCTGA
- a CDS encoding GuaB3 family IMP dehydrogenase-related protein: MTEVEIGAGKRGRRAYAFDDIAVVPSRRTRDPRDVSVQWSIDAFTFDAPIIAAPMDSVVSPATAVHMGRLGMLGVLDLEGLWTRYEDPEPYLAEIRELADGDVTARMQQIYAEPIKPELVTARLAEIRAAGVPVAGALSPQRTQELYQTVVDAGVDLFVIRGTTVSAEHVSQNQEPLNLKEFIYELDVPVIVGGASTYTAALHLMRTGAAGVLVGFGGGAASTTRAALGIHAPMATAVADVAGARRDYLDESGGRYVHVIADGGLDTSGDIVKAIAVGADAVMLGTALARATDAPGGGYHWGAEAHHPELPRGRRMHVGSIAPLEDVLAGPTPTSEGRANLVGALRRSMATTGYSDVKEFQRVEVVVAPYHA; this comes from the coding sequence GTGACTGAAGTCGAGATCGGGGCCGGCAAGCGCGGACGACGGGCGTACGCCTTCGACGACATCGCGGTGGTGCCCTCGCGGCGCACGCGCGACCCGCGCGACGTGTCCGTGCAGTGGTCGATCGACGCCTTCACCTTCGACGCGCCGATCATCGCAGCGCCCATGGACTCGGTGGTCTCGCCCGCGACCGCGGTGCACATGGGCCGCCTCGGCATGCTCGGTGTCCTCGACCTCGAGGGCCTCTGGACCCGGTACGAGGACCCGGAGCCGTACCTCGCCGAGATCCGCGAGCTCGCCGACGGCGACGTCACGGCCCGCATGCAGCAGATCTACGCCGAGCCGATCAAGCCCGAGCTCGTGACCGCCCGCCTCGCCGAGATCCGCGCCGCGGGCGTGCCGGTCGCCGGCGCGCTGAGCCCGCAGCGTACGCAGGAGCTGTACCAGACCGTCGTGGACGCCGGTGTCGACCTCTTCGTGATCCGGGGCACCACCGTGTCGGCGGAGCACGTGTCCCAGAACCAGGAGCCGCTGAACCTCAAGGAGTTCATCTACGAGCTCGACGTGCCCGTGATCGTGGGCGGCGCGTCGACATACACGGCCGCGTTGCACCTCATGCGGACGGGCGCCGCGGGGGTCCTCGTCGGCTTCGGCGGCGGTGCGGCATCGACGACACGCGCGGCGCTCGGCATCCACGCGCCCATGGCCACCGCGGTGGCGGACGTCGCCGGTGCCCGGCGCGACTACCTCGACGAGTCCGGCGGCCGCTACGTGCACGTCATCGCCGACGGTGGGCTCGACACCTCGGGCGACATCGTCAAGGCGATCGCGGTCGGTGCCGACGCCGTCATGCTCGGCACGGCGCTCGCGCGTGCCACGGACGCCCCGGGCGGCGGCTACCACTGGGGCGCCGAGGCGCACCACCCCGAGCTCCCGCGCGGACGCCGGATGCACGTCGGCTCGATCGCGCCGCTCGAGGACGTCCTCGCCGGCCCGACCCCGACGAGCGAGGGCCGGGCGAACCTGGTCGGCGCACTCCGCCGGTCGATGGCCACCACCGGATACTCCGACGTCAAGGAGTTCCAGCGAGTAGAAGTGGTCGTGGCGCCGTACCACGCCTGA
- a CDS encoding branched-chain amino acid ABC transporter permease, producing MGSTTSTGTAPHRPRPRTRAGRHRPVVLLLAALLSLAAVVGLQWASAPRAVAATAATCTVSDANGCIQGTILDSDREPVRGAEVRVTGPGGFAETSTTEDDGRWSVRITTSGRYRVSLDQTTLPQGQYLADAQQDARPVQATVGSNAGTIFQLTTVKGATSASLDDGSGVTWGRTWQQLASGIRLGLLIALASVGLSLIYGTTGLSSFSHGEQVTLGGLLAYLFANVLGFDIWLAGIIVVVLCAATGYLQDAVIWRPLRRRRISLTQLMIVTIGLSIALQYAFQYFFGAATVRIQQGNPRTVDFAGVTLTVQSYVAMGIAVLVLVGTGLFLVRTRLGRATRAVSDNPALAAASGIDVDRVIRFVWTLAAGLAGLSGVMLGLVLNGVNWQTGLQLLLLMFAAVTLGGLGTAYGALVGSMVIGIVVELTNLVLPGDFKYATALVILILVLLLRPQGIFGRAERIG from the coding sequence GTGGGTTCCACGACGTCGACGGGCACGGCGCCGCACAGGCCCCGTCCCCGCACCCGGGCGGGCCGGCACCGCCCGGTGGTCCTGCTCCTCGCCGCACTGCTGTCGCTCGCCGCGGTCGTGGGCCTCCAGTGGGCGTCCGCGCCGCGCGCGGTCGCGGCCACGGCGGCGACCTGCACGGTGAGCGACGCGAACGGCTGCATCCAGGGCACGATCCTCGACTCGGACCGCGAGCCGGTCCGGGGAGCGGAGGTCCGGGTCACGGGACCGGGTGGGTTCGCCGAGACCTCCACGACGGAGGACGACGGTCGCTGGTCCGTCCGCATCACGACGTCGGGCCGGTACCGGGTCTCCCTCGACCAGACGACCCTGCCCCAGGGGCAGTACCTGGCCGACGCGCAGCAGGACGCGCGCCCCGTGCAGGCCACGGTCGGGTCGAACGCCGGCACGATCTTCCAGCTGACCACCGTCAAGGGCGCGACGAGCGCGAGCCTCGACGACGGTTCGGGCGTCACCTGGGGTCGGACCTGGCAGCAGCTCGCATCCGGCATCCGCCTCGGGCTGCTCATCGCGCTCGCGTCGGTCGGCCTCTCGCTCATCTACGGCACCACCGGGCTCTCGAGCTTCTCGCACGGCGAGCAGGTCACGCTCGGCGGGCTCCTCGCCTACCTGTTCGCGAACGTCCTGGGGTTCGACATCTGGCTCGCCGGGATCATCGTGGTCGTGCTCTGCGCGGCGACCGGGTACCTGCAGGACGCCGTGATCTGGCGCCCCCTCCGACGGCGGCGGATCAGCCTGACGCAGCTCATGATCGTGACGATCGGACTGTCGATCGCGCTCCAGTACGCGTTCCAGTACTTCTTCGGGGCGGCGACGGTGCGGATCCAGCAGGGCAACCCGCGCACGGTCGACTTCGCCGGCGTGACGCTGACCGTGCAGTCGTACGTCGCGATGGGCATCGCGGTGCTCGTGCTGGTCGGGACCGGCCTGTTCCTCGTCCGGACCCGCCTCGGCCGGGCCACCCGCGCGGTGTCCGACAACCCCGCACTCGCGGCGGCGTCCGGCATCGACGTGGACCGGGTGATCCGGTTCGTGTGGACCCTCGCCGCGGGCCTCGCCGGCCTCTCGGGCGTCATGCTCGGGCTCGTCCTCAACGGGGTGAACTGGCAGACCGGGCTGCAGCTGCTGCTCCTCATGTTCGCGGCGGTCACGCTCGGCGGCCTCGGCACGGCGTACGGCGCGCTCGTCGGCTCGATGGTGATCGGCATCGTCGTGGAACTCACGAACCTCGTGCTGCCCGGCGACTTCAAGTACGCCACCGCGCTCGTCATCCTCATCCTCGTGCTGCTGCTCCGGCCGCAGGGCATCTTCGGACGCGCCGAACGGATCGGTTAG
- a CDS encoding ABC transporter ATP-binding protein has protein sequence MSDPTTAAVALRDVPHAPGSAKPDPVLRVDRITRRFGGMTAVDVDHLEVQRGAITALIGPNGAGKTTFFNLLTGFDKPSSAPRALARRRPEDAAWEFDGRPLGSVGAAAVARAGMVRTFQLTKALSRLTVLQNMLLGATDQPGERFFTALVKPLWAKREAEITEKARELLARFSLLDKQDDYAGSLSGGQRKLLEMARALMSDPTMIMLDEPMAGVNPALTQSLLGHIQGLRDDGMTVLFVEHDMHMVRHISDWVVVMAEGRVVAEGPAASVMEDQAVIDAYLGAHHDTDLGDDALLSDETLDELEQEVAAEDAAHDQDHPAPPTASDHIGGTTR, from the coding sequence GTGTCTGACCCCACGACCGCGGCCGTCGCCCTCCGGGACGTCCCGCACGCGCCCGGTTCCGCCAAGCCCGACCCCGTGCTCCGCGTCGATCGCATCACGCGCCGGTTCGGTGGGATGACGGCGGTGGACGTCGACCACCTCGAGGTGCAGCGCGGCGCGATCACGGCCCTCATCGGACCGAACGGCGCCGGCAAGACCACCTTCTTCAACCTGCTCACGGGCTTCGACAAGCCGAGCTCCGCGCCGCGGGCCCTCGCCCGGCGGCGCCCGGAGGACGCGGCGTGGGAGTTCGACGGCCGTCCGCTCGGCTCGGTCGGCGCGGCCGCGGTGGCCCGCGCCGGCATGGTGCGGACGTTCCAGCTCACGAAGGCGCTGTCCCGGCTCACGGTGCTGCAGAACATGCTGCTCGGCGCCACGGACCAGCCCGGTGAGCGGTTCTTCACGGCCCTCGTCAAGCCGCTGTGGGCCAAGCGGGAGGCCGAGATCACCGAGAAGGCGCGCGAGCTGCTCGCCCGCTTCTCGCTCCTCGACAAGCAGGACGACTACGCCGGGTCGTTGTCCGGTGGGCAGCGGAAGCTGCTCGAGATGGCGCGGGCGCTCATGTCCGATCCGACGATGATCATGCTCGACGAGCCGATGGCGGGCGTGAACCCCGCGCTCACCCAGAGTCTGCTCGGGCACATCCAGGGCCTCCGCGACGACGGCATGACCGTTCTGTTCGTCGAGCACGACATGCACATGGTCCGGCACATCTCGGACTGGGTCGTCGTGATGGCCGAGGGGCGCGTGGTCGCCGAGGGGCCCGCGGCCAGCGTGATGGAGGACCAGGCCGTGATCGACGCCTACCTCGGCGCGCACCACGACACGGACCTCGGTGACGACGCGCTCCTCAGCGACGAGACGCTCGACGAGCTCGAGCAGGAGGTCGCGGCCGAGGACGCCGCCCACGACCAGGACCACCCGGCGCCGCCGACGGCGAGCGATCACATCGGAGGAACCACGCGATGA
- a CDS encoding ABC transporter ATP-binding protein: MTATIGEPVLRAQNVVAGYLPGVDILNGCDLVCAPGELIGIIGPNGAGKSTLLKALFGLVTVRSGSVTLEGEDITNHRADKLVRAGIGFVPQTNNVFPSLSIQENLQMGMYLRPRKFAERLEVVYDLFPVLGQRRGQRAGSLSGGERQSVAMARALMMDPKVLLLDEPSAGLSPVRQDETFIRTRRINKAGVSIVMVEQNARRCLQICDRAYVLDQGRNAYSGTGRALADDPKVIELYLGTLAKDVDAAG; this comes from the coding sequence ATGACCGCCACCATCGGGGAGCCCGTGCTGCGGGCCCAGAACGTCGTGGCCGGCTACCTGCCGGGCGTCGACATCCTGAACGGTTGCGACCTCGTGTGCGCGCCGGGGGAGCTCATCGGCATCATCGGCCCGAACGGCGCCGGCAAGTCGACGCTCCTCAAGGCGCTGTTCGGGCTCGTGACGGTCCGGAGCGGCAGCGTGACCCTCGAGGGCGAGGACATCACGAACCACCGGGCCGACAAGCTCGTGCGGGCCGGGATCGGGTTCGTCCCGCAGACGAACAACGTGTTCCCGTCACTGTCGATCCAGGAGAACCTGCAGATGGGGATGTACCTGCGGCCACGGAAGTTCGCCGAACGGCTCGAGGTCGTCTACGACCTGTTCCCCGTCCTCGGCCAGCGACGGGGGCAGCGGGCCGGATCGCTGTCCGGCGGCGAGCGACAGTCGGTGGCCATGGCCCGCGCCCTCATGATGGACCCGAAGGTGCTCCTGCTCGACGAACCGAGCGCCGGGCTGTCGCCGGTGCGGCAGGACGAGACGTTCATCCGCACCCGACGGATCAACAAGGCGGGCGTCTCGATCGTCATGGTCGAGCAGAACGCCCGCCGCTGCCTGCAGATCTGCGACCGGGCGTACGTCCTCGACCAGGGACGCAACGCCTACTCGGGCACCGGCCGTGCGCTCGCGGACGACCCGAAGGTGATCGAGCTGTACCTCGGTACCCTCGCGAAGGACGTCGACGCCGCCGGGTAG